The Halosimplex litoreum genome has a window encoding:
- a CDS encoding DUF192 domain-containing protein, with amino-acid sequence MRLVHEPADGDARTLATDVERADSLLQKVKGLMGKSSLPEGYALVFDFGRTSYRDVHMLFVRTPLDVVWLRDEEVVQVKTLRPWRGTGVAKADRFVELPGGAAAGVEAGDRVYLDGE; translated from the coding sequence ATGCGCCTCGTCCACGAGCCGGCCGACGGCGACGCCCGCACCCTCGCGACGGACGTAGAGCGGGCGGACTCGCTACTGCAGAAGGTCAAGGGGCTGATGGGCAAGTCCTCGCTGCCCGAGGGGTACGCCCTCGTGTTCGACTTCGGCCGGACGAGCTACCGGGACGTACACATGCTGTTCGTCCGCACGCCGCTGGACGTGGTGTGGCTGCGCGACGAGGAGGTCGTCCAGGTGAAGACGCTCCGCCCGTGGCGCGGCACCGGCGTCGCCAAGGCCGATCGGTTCGTCGAACTCCCCGGCGGCGCCGCCGCCGGCGTCGAAGCCGGCGACCGAGTCTACCTCGACGGGGAGTGA
- a CDS encoding methyl-accepting chemotaxis protein gives MYDRAVAWYKQFIRRWITTMGVDRSVQRTVLAAAGIQFLISVSQALVPFVTTGVARVALSAVLFVGAALALANTVWITREDVVVPVRRLEAAADRIADGEVDVPVPRSDDPSEVGSLTRSFAEMSSHIELVAAQADALAEQEFDAPVLDEQVPGAFGESLSRMADNLREHTAELESMTADLERRSERLETLVAAFGDAADRAADGDLTARLDADDIAGDDAQYREICENYNRLVETLGATVGDVRAFADEVSAASDDVAASMDELDRASDEVATSTGEISAGATRQSEQVRSVAERLNDLSATVEQIAASADEVADTAGTTAERGRSGRDAATDAIAALDDLEGRIERTADAVEGLADRMADVDEIVSFIDGIAEETNMLALNASIEAARAGGDGGGSGSDAGDGFAVVADEVKGLAEETRDAAEEVGDLVEELRRESAETAATVREMRGEVGDSVATIEGALADFEEIVADVDELDDSVREISAATDQQAETTQDVVAVVDEVATISEQTREEAESVAAAAEQQTASVSTVTADVRSVADRADDLRAALDRFSLPDGASDGTATLATDGRASAAATDD, from the coding sequence ATGTACGATCGCGCTGTGGCGTGGTACAAACAGTTCATACGACGGTGGATAACGACCATGGGGGTCGACCGGTCGGTCCAGCGGACGGTCCTCGCGGCGGCCGGGATTCAATTTCTGATATCGGTCTCGCAGGCGCTCGTCCCGTTCGTGACGACGGGGGTCGCCAGGGTGGCGCTGAGTGCGGTCCTGTTCGTCGGGGCGGCGCTGGCGCTCGCGAACACGGTGTGGATCACGCGCGAGGACGTGGTGGTCCCCGTCCGGCGACTGGAGGCAGCGGCCGACCGGATCGCCGACGGCGAGGTCGACGTGCCGGTGCCACGGAGCGACGACCCCTCGGAGGTCGGGAGTCTGACGCGCTCGTTCGCCGAGATGAGTTCCCACATCGAGCTCGTCGCGGCGCAGGCGGACGCGCTGGCCGAACAGGAGTTCGACGCACCCGTCCTCGACGAGCAGGTGCCCGGCGCCTTCGGGGAGTCGCTCTCGCGGATGGCCGACAACCTCCGCGAGCACACCGCCGAACTGGAGTCGATGACCGCCGATCTGGAACGGCGCTCCGAGCGGCTGGAGACGCTGGTCGCGGCGTTCGGGGACGCGGCCGACCGCGCCGCCGACGGCGACCTGACCGCACGGCTCGACGCCGACGACATCGCCGGCGACGACGCACAGTACCGAGAGATCTGCGAGAACTACAACCGGCTGGTCGAGACGCTGGGGGCGACGGTCGGTGACGTGCGCGCGTTCGCCGACGAGGTCTCGGCGGCCAGCGACGACGTGGCCGCGAGTATGGACGAACTCGACCGGGCCAGCGACGAGGTCGCGACCTCGACCGGGGAAATCTCCGCGGGCGCGACCCGCCAGAGCGAGCAGGTCCGGTCGGTCGCAGAGCGGCTGAACGACCTCTCGGCGACGGTCGAACAGATCGCCGCTTCGGCCGACGAAGTGGCCGACACCGCGGGGACCACCGCCGAGCGCGGCCGGTCCGGGCGTGACGCCGCGACCGACGCCATCGCGGCACTCGACGATCTGGAGGGGCGGATCGAACGGACCGCCGACGCCGTCGAGGGGTTGGCCGACCGCATGGCCGACGTCGACGAGATCGTCTCGTTCATCGACGGGATCGCCGAGGAGACGAACATGCTGGCGCTGAACGCGAGCATCGAGGCCGCCCGCGCCGGCGGCGACGGGGGCGGGAGCGGGAGCGACGCGGGCGACGGCTTCGCGGTCGTCGCCGACGAGGTGAAGGGACTGGCCGAGGAGACCCGCGACGCCGCAGAGGAGGTGGGCGACCTCGTCGAGGAACTCCGGCGCGAATCGGCCGAGACGGCCGCGACCGTCCGGGAGATGCGCGGCGAGGTGGGCGACAGCGTCGCCACGATCGAGGGCGCGCTCGCGGACTTCGAGGAGATCGTCGCCGACGTGGACGAACTCGACGACAGCGTCCGCGAGATCAGCGCGGCGACCGACCAGCAGGCCGAGACGACCCAGGACGTCGTCGCCGTCGTCGACGAGGTGGCGACCATCAGCGAACAGACTCGCGAGGAGGCCGAGTCGGTCGCCGCGGCGGCCGAGCAACAGACCGCCTCCGTCTCGACGGTCACGGCCGACGTGCGGTCGGTCGCCGACCGCGCCGACGACCTCCGAGCAGCGCTCGATCGCTTCAGCCTGCCCGACGGCGCGAGCGACGGGACCGCGACGCTCGCGACCGACGGCCGCGCCTCGGCGGCCGCGACCGACGACTGA
- a CDS encoding (R)-citramalate synthase — protein sequence MCDGSGEREGTTLFGDHPETTHLSDVGDVQFLDTTLRDGEQAPGISLTPDEKARIARALDRADVGFIEAGSACTGPGERETISRVAELDLDATVTSFCRGIQRDIDLALECDVDGINLVVPASDRHITDKVGTTREDNVRDTVELVEYAKDQGLWVEVIGEDGSRADLDYLEELLGASLDAGADRICWADTVGHATPDGALEAVSRLSELGPVSAHTHDDLGLAVMNALTSIAAGADVVHGTVNGIGERAGNVAIEEVAIALSHGYGVETLELTEAYDLAELVANATGIPLPPNKAVVGQNTFTHESGIHTDGTLKDDAMYEPYPPEKVGRERRLALGKHAGRAGVQAALEEKDFEVTDEELSQIVARVKEIGDRGKRVTDADLLTIAEDVTDSEHDRRVEITELTTVAGGATPTATVTLVVDGEERTEAEIGSGPVDAAINAVQAALGHSFDTHLESYHVDAITGGTDAIVTVEVEMSRGDDYVTVTASDSDITRASVEAMVDAIDRLVATSDDRVIADD from the coding sequence ATGTGTGACGGCTCCGGTGAGCGCGAAGGGACCACGCTATTCGGCGACCATCCCGAGACGACTCACCTCTCTGACGTCGGAGACGTACAGTTTCTCGACACGACGCTGCGCGACGGCGAGCAAGCCCCGGGTATCTCCCTGACGCCGGACGAGAAGGCCCGGATCGCACGCGCGCTCGACCGCGCCGACGTCGGGTTCATCGAGGCCGGCAGCGCCTGCACCGGCCCCGGCGAACGGGAGACAATCTCCCGCGTCGCCGAACTCGATCTGGACGCGACGGTCACCAGTTTCTGTCGCGGCATCCAGCGCGATATCGACCTCGCGCTGGAGTGTGACGTGGACGGCATCAACCTCGTCGTCCCCGCGAGCGACCGCCACATCACCGACAAGGTGGGCACGACCCGCGAGGACAACGTCCGCGACACCGTCGAACTCGTCGAGTACGCCAAAGACCAGGGCCTGTGGGTCGAGGTCATCGGCGAGGACGGCTCCCGGGCGGATCTCGACTACCTCGAAGAACTCCTGGGCGCCTCCCTGGACGCGGGCGCCGACCGCATCTGCTGGGCCGACACGGTGGGCCACGCTACCCCCGACGGCGCCCTCGAAGCGGTCTCGCGCCTGTCCGAACTCGGGCCGGTGAGCGCTCACACCCACGACGACCTCGGACTGGCAGTGATGAACGCCCTGACCTCGATCGCCGCCGGCGCCGACGTGGTCCACGGGACCGTCAACGGTATCGGCGAGCGGGCGGGCAACGTCGCAATCGAGGAGGTGGCGATCGCCCTCTCGCACGGCTACGGCGTCGAGACGCTCGAACTCACCGAGGCCTACGACCTGGCCGAACTCGTCGCCAACGCGACGGGCATCCCGCTGCCGCCGAACAAGGCGGTCGTCGGGCAGAACACTTTCACCCATGAGTCGGGCATCCACACCGACGGCACGCTCAAAGACGACGCGATGTACGAGCCCTACCCGCCCGAGAAGGTGGGCCGCGAGCGCCGGCTCGCCCTCGGCAAGCACGCCGGCCGCGCCGGCGTGCAGGCCGCCCTCGAGGAGAAGGACTTCGAGGTGACCGACGAGGAACTCTCGCAGATCGTCGCCCGCGTCAAGGAGATCGGCGACCGCGGCAAGCGCGTCACCGACGCCGATCTGTTGACCATCGCCGAGGACGTGACCGACAGCGAGCACGACCGGCGGGTCGAGATCACCGAACTCACCACCGTCGCTGGCGGCGCGACGCCGACCGCGACGGTCACCCTCGTCGTCGACGGCGAGGAGCGCACCGAGGCCGAGATCGGATCCGGCCCCGTCGACGCCGCGATCAACGCCGTCCAGGCGGCGCTCGGGCATTCGTTCGATACCCATCTCGAGTCCTACCACGTCGACGCCATCACCGGCGGCACGGACGCCATCGTCACCGTCGAGGTGGAGATGTCCCGCGGCGACGACTACGTGACCGTCACCGCCAGCGACTCCGACATCACCCGCGCCTCGGTCGAGGCGATGGTCGACGCCATCGACCGCCTCGTCGCCACCAGCGACGACCGGGTCATCGCTGACGACTAA
- a CDS encoding DUF7097 family protein → MEKTPSGTSVGVDDPYAHVDRCDHCTDGGRCRFAVEQGERDPEFANARSREEFRCPVVGALDEEGLTGPWEWADCPHFRCRNRDRECERCGLEEHRMAHDDERPLLEEHHLSYRSGSGDEDDPSHEISVFLCRWCHAKVHDSWASVDEDANPDPEAIAEREGRRSREQSELGFQSAADRFDVDGSQAGVDDGGEGASDDGADQFER, encoded by the coding sequence ATGGAGAAGACGCCTTCCGGCACGTCGGTCGGCGTGGACGACCCCTACGCGCACGTCGACCGGTGCGACCACTGCACCGACGGGGGCCGATGCCGGTTCGCCGTCGAACAGGGCGAGCGCGACCCCGAGTTCGCGAACGCGCGCAGCCGCGAGGAGTTCCGCTGTCCGGTCGTGGGTGCGCTCGACGAGGAGGGGCTGACCGGCCCCTGGGAGTGGGCCGACTGCCCGCACTTCCGCTGTCGCAACAGGGACCGGGAATGCGAACGCTGCGGCCTCGAAGAGCACCGAATGGCCCACGACGACGAGCGACCGCTGCTGGAGGAACACCACCTCTCGTATCGCTCGGGGTCCGGCGACGAGGACGATCCGAGCCACGAGATTTCCGTCTTCCTCTGTCGGTGGTGTCACGCGAAGGTTCACGACTCGTGGGCGAGCGTCGACGAGGACGCCAATCCCGACCCCGAAGCCATCGCGGAGCGCGAGGGGCGACGCTCCCGCGAGCAGTCCGAGCTCGGCTTCCAGTCCGCGGCCGACCGGTTCGACGTCGACGGGAGCCAGGCGGGTGTCGACGACGGCGGCGAGGGGGCGTCGGACGACGGCGCGGACCAGTTCGAGCGCTGA